In a genomic window of Scyliorhinus torazame isolate Kashiwa2021f chromosome 5, sScyTor2.1, whole genome shotgun sequence:
- the LOC140422325 gene encoding uncharacterized protein codes for MRLQLIVQRGEITRTMERPWKCEDCGKGFKGPYGLERHQCSHTGEKPFTCSDCGKGFTQLSRLQSHQRVHTGERPFTCSQCEKRFTQIGNLRRHERVHTGERPFTCSDCGKGFTQLSRLQSHQSVHTGERPFTCSQCEKGFTDISNLRRHERVHTGERPFTCSQCEKGFTDSGSLWRHERIHTGERPFTCSQCEKGFTDIGSLRRHERVHTGERPFTCSDCGKGFTQLSRLQSHQSVHTGERPFTCSQCEKGFTDISNLRRHERVHTGERPFTCSQCEKGFTDSGSLRRHERIHTGERPFTCSQCEKGFTDIGSLRRHERVHTGERPFTCSQCEKGFIDIGILRRHERVHTGERPFTCSQCEKGFTDIGNLRRHERVHTGERPFICTVCDMGFTQLSSLLKHHVTHTKSRPFKCSDCWRGFKSSQRLMSHQRVHSEERPFSCSHCTKSFRTSSNLMKHERGHTGER; via the coding sequence atgaggcttcaactgatcgtccaacgcggtgagatcacccggaccatggagagaccatggaaatgtgaggattgtgggaagggattcaaaggcccgtatgggctggaaaggcatcaatgcagtcacactggagagaagccattcacctgctctgactgtgggaagggattcactcagttatccagactgcagagccaccagagagttcacactggagaaaggcctttcacctgctctcagtgtgaaaagagattcactcagattggcaacctgcggagacacgaacgagttcacactggggagaggccgttcacctgctctgactgtgggaagggattcactcagttatccagactgcagagccaccagagtgttcacactggagagaggcctttcacctgctctcagtgtgaaaagggattcactgacattagcaacctgcggagacatgaacgagttcacactggagagaggcctttcacctgctctcagtgtgaaaagggattcactgatagTGGCAGCCTGTGGAGACAcgaacgcattcacactggagagagacctttcacctgctctcagtgtgaaaagggattcactgacattggcagcctgcggagacacgaacgagttcacactggggagaggccgttcacctgctctgactgtgggaagggattcactcagttatccagactgcagagccaccagagtgttcacactggagagaggcctttcacctgctctcagtgtgaaaagggattcactgacattagcaacctgcggagacatgaacgagttcacactggagagaggcctttcacctgctctcagtgtgaaaagggattcactgatagtggcagcctgcggagacacgaacgcattcacactggagagagacctttcacctgctctcagtgtgaaaagggattcactgacattggcagcctgcggagacacgaacgggttcacactggagagagaccgttcacctgctctcagtgtgaaaagggattcattgacattggcatccttcggagacacgaacgagttcacactggcgagaggcctttcacctgctctcagtgtgaaaagggattcactgacattggcaacctgcggagacacgaacgagttcacaccggggagaggccattcatctgcactgtgtgtgatatgggtttcactcaattatccagcctgctgaaacaccatgtcactcacaccaagagcaggccctttaaatgctctgactgctggaggggtttcaaaagctcacagcgactgatgtcccaccagcgcgttcactctgaggagagaccgttcagctgctctcactgcacaaagagctttagaacctcatccaacctgatgaaacacgagcgaggccaCACCGGGGAGAGatag